The following proteins come from a genomic window of Nycticebus coucang isolate mNycCou1 chromosome 11, mNycCou1.pri, whole genome shotgun sequence:
- the SDHAF3 gene encoding succinate dehydrogenase assembly factor 3, mitochondrial isoform X2, protein MPGRHVSRVRTLYRLILQLHRVLPPDLKALGDQYVKDEFRRHKAVGSDEAQRFLQEWEISDCPDSLQELYSNYNEVSECRLKNAAAYACCFCYQSSFTKDLRQT, encoded by the exons ATGCCCGGGCGGCACGTCTCCCGAGTCCGGACCTTGTATAGGCTCATCTTGCAGCTGCACCGGGTTCTGCCCCCGGACCTCAAAGCCCTGGGTGACCAGTACGTGAAGGATGAATTTAGGAGACATAAGGCTGTTGGTTCTGACGAGGCCCAGCGTTTCTTGCAGGAATGGGAG atctcAGATTGTCCGGATTCTCTGCAAGAATTGTACAGTAATTACAATGAAGTCAGTGAATGCCGTCTTAAAAACGCAGCGGCGTATGCTTGCTGTTTTTGCTATCAGTCTTCTTTCACAAAGGACTTGAGACAGACATGA